In Accipiter gentilis chromosome 33, bAccGen1.1, whole genome shotgun sequence, the genomic window ATGTGTCAGACTGAGCCTctagaaaaaaaagctgtgggaGATAAAAGTCTGAGAGTGCACCAAATTCCTTAAATGACTTTTTGCGTTCTAACcctttcttccagcagcagccagtgctaCTGGAACAACAATTCATTGTTCTGATTAGTTGTGCTTCTACAACAGGCTTGGGTAAAGGCTTCTGAGACCCCATCAGATGTCCCCTGTGTAGCATGGAGAGCAGAGTTCCAGTGTTGGTGAGTGCTGCTAAACACGAGTGTGCTGTGAGGCGTGGGTCTGGAGGCTCTAACCAGTAAGTTAGCAGATGTGCCTTGTACAATGATGATCTCGGGAGCCATGCCATGCATGTCTGGCCATTGGGAGCCTTGAACTATTGCTGCTGTTAACTACTAGTTTCTGAGGCTTGATCTGGTGCGTTCCTTTGGGCTGGATTTATTGTCGGCCTTCAGGCCTTTTCCAAGGGATGATCGGTGCTGAGGTGCTCTTTGAAGCTCTGTTCTCACCTGGTGCTTTGTACCGGTGGCTGTTGCAGGCCTGGCAGTGTGCAGAGGCAGCACACCCTATCTCTAGGACTCTAGCTTTCTGGAAGTGTAAGATAAATTGGAACCAGTTCATCTAGTTTAATTTTGGAATCTGCATTTCTTGAAGTGCCTGGCCTGAAATAAGCTGAGCAGCAAGGCAGGGTGTCATGAGAACTTGTGCATCTGTATTGGCAggaggctggctggctgtgctgtgAGGCAAGCAGGCTGCTTCCCCCTGTGCCCATGACAGGCTCCCAGCTGAGCCTGGGCAGGTAATTTGTCTATTTGCTTTAGTTTCCCTTCCTCATGGTAGGCATTTTCCAATCTTTGAAGCTGAAACTGTGTGGTGAGCGAAGGTAGGTCCTGTTTGCTGACCTGGTGTGTACATGCTTGCTGTCTAGTGAGTGATCAAACAGACAATACAGCACCTGAACGTGGTTTCCTCAGATATCTCTGAGCCCTTGTGCTGGTGTGCTTTTCTGCCCTGGCTGCATTATCCTGCCCTAAACTTCTCTATCCTTGGGGTGGGGAGGCTGCGCTGTACCCTGTCCTGCGGGGCAGGGCAATGGGGATGTAGGGCTGCCACCCCTCATGACTTCTGCTACTGCACGGGGCTAGCTGGCATCACAAAGTAATGTGTTTTAGTCAGTCCTCCCCTCAGGAAAGGCTCTGTCCCAGTGAGCCCAAAGGCTGTGTGATCATGGGGGGGGAAGCTTTGCCCTGGTGATGTGTCCTCCAAACTGAGTGCTGTGCCTGAGCCAGAGGGCCTTGCTGTGCTGCACCCTGGGATGGGTGCTCAGACCCGGCTCCTGGATGAGTCCTGTACCAGAGAGTGGCTGTAAAACGGGGCTTAGAAACTCAGGGGTGAGGAACCAGAGGGCAGTTGATTTACAACTGGTGTGCTTCATGTGAGCTGGGAGCCAGCAACTGATGTGCTGGTGCTGGTCCTGGCCCTGTGCTAATGAGCTTGGCAAGCTCACAGCTGCTTGTCTGCTGTTCTCCCAGGCCCCACAAGCCTGTGGATGCAGCCCACCAAGGGGATGGAACTAAAGTGGGAAAGCTCTCTTGTAGtgagttgtcctggtttcagttgggatagagttaattttctttctagtagctggtatagtgttatgttttggatttaggatgagaagaatgttgataacaccaatgttttcagctgttgctaagtagtgtttatactaagtcaaggatttttcagctcctcatgcccagccagcaagaaggctggagaggcacaaggggttggggggggggggcacagctaggacagctgacccaaactggccaaagggatattccataccatgtgatgtcatgaccagtgtataagctggggggagttggcctggaagGCATCACTgatcaggaactaactgggcatcagtcagagtggtgagcgattgcattgtgcatcacttgttttgtatattccagttcttttattattattattgttatcttattatcatcatcatcattattattttcttcctttctgtcctattaaactgtctttatctcaacccgcaagttttactttttttttccagttctctcccccatccaactgggagcagggaggagtgatgaagcagctgcgtagtgcttagttgctggctggagttaaaccatgacatgagTGCTTTCCGAAGAGCCAGCAAGCAGCTTAGTTCCTTGCTCATCTGGCAAGGCTTCCTGTAAGGTGGTAGTGCTCTGCACAAAGCTGATTACAGGTTCATTTTATAAATGAGGTGGTTGGATTTCTGGCTTGACAGGGGTACTCAGCTAAAATAAGCCAGGTGTCTTGCTCCTGCTTCTGGGTAAGTCTTGTGCATCCAGCTACAtctgaggagatttttttttttttccttttgcaaaagaggaggaagaatgcAGTTACTTCCAGGGTTTGAAGTAAACCCTGCTAGGCAGGAGAGGCGTGTGTGAGTGGTAGCAGGAGCTATCTGCAGCTCACTGTTCAGAGAGCAGCTGCTTTGACTCTTCATGCAGTACAGCCCAGGAAAGGCAAAGAAGTGAAATTTGCCACTGCTTTGGAAGTTCCTCTTCATATACTCAGTCGCAGGGAAGGCTTTTGTTTCCCCTGTGAGCTGCCTGACTTCAGAGCTCAGCTGCCCTAACTCgctgctgctttcttccaggAGAGGCTCTGTGGAAACGAAGTAGCTTGTTCTTCCTCCTGACTGAAGGAGAGGTGCTTCCCTTTCCAGTTACTCTGCTCGGAGTCTAACATTGGATGAGATATTTGGTAGCACCAGTGGAAGGCAGCTTGCTCACAATTTCAATGCAGATTGCTGACGTGGAGGTCTCTGATCGTCTTCGGCCAGGAGCCATCCTGAAGTCGGAAACCTAATGCAGGCTGCTTGCTGCATTGTAGGTCTTCCCTGAGGTTAATATTTTGTGAACTGGGTGCTAGAGTTGAGGTTCATCTGAGGTAGCTGAACTGAACAAGCAAGACTGCTTCCTTGAAAGTGCCTGGTGTGCAGTGGAAATGTCCTGTGGCTGCTCCTCACCGCCCTGCGTGATGGAGCAGCTCAGAGGCTCCTTGCTAGACTGCTCAGCATTTCATACCCATCCCTCTAAAACCCCTGTCTAATTTTGCCTTTCAGATTGCCTAATCCCCAGCACTGACCAGTGATGCCATCAGCTATGGAGGGCTCAGAGcagggagaagaaggggaaatCTTGCACTATGAGGAAACAGAAGATGACAATGTCAGGTGAGTCCTGCCTCACAACACAGCATAGACACAGTCTTGGGCAAGGCAGGACACCTTCCAGGTAAAGGAGTGatctttctgaaaaggaaagggacTGAAAAGGAGCAAGGGACTCCAAAAGGTGAACAGTTAAATATATGTGCAGTAAAATGTGTTTAATCAAACTGTACTGGAAGGGTGGAAGGGATAGGAAGGAGCTGTCTGGCTAAGGCTGACAACAAGCAGTTATTATTTTTAGTCTCTACTATCAAAGTAGCATTCAGAAACACTTTGACCGTTCGGCAGTTACATTTGTACCTTGCTGGCCAAGATGAGCCAGTTTTCCATGGCTTGCTGGGCAGTCTCATATGACAGCAGCTTCTTGTTTTGAAAGATGACTCTAGAGGTGAACCGTGCTCCAGTGAGCTGCCCCTCTTGCCTTTGCAGAATGCACACTGGTCTAGGCAAGGATCTTTGGCTCTTTTCTTGGAGGTTAGTTTAAAAGCCAAGGCTTCAGACTTGGAAAATGGGAAGGGTGAATAGAGTGCTTCCCGGAATACATAGATAGGCTCGTTGACTTCTCTTTGACTTAACTTCTTATGAAACTGAGCCTGTCAATGCTACGTGGCTCTCCCAGCACATCCAGGCCTTGTCTAGCCTGTCAGCTGCAGTGTTCAGCCACTTGGTAGGTCTGGAGTGTTCAAAGTCTGTTTCTTTTACAGCTAACATGAACATGCTGTCTGTAGCAAGCCAGTGCACTTTGGCATAATTTTGAGTGAGTGTAGATGTTGATAACACTGTACCAAACTCCAGGTAGATGCAGTGGCTATAACCTAAAATTGCAGTTGTTtatggggtttttggggttttttctgtggttttttttttttttttagaaagacaaCTTGTAGAAACCTGCAAAAACAGTGTGATTCAGGATACATAAACTTTTTAAGGGTGTTCTTGCCCTGTTTTGCCATTGGCTCTCATCTCCTCTCCTGCAGTTGATACCCAAGTTGGAAAAGCTAGGGTCCTGCCTGTGAATGCATCTGCTCTCACCTGAGCCTTTCTTCTTCTCCAGAGTAGCCACAGAGAATACCACCAAGGCTCCTGTGCCCTTTAGCCTGCCTCGGTAGTTGCTCTTCATATACTCAGCGCCTCCTTTTGTAGTATTGTTGGGGCTTACATGGATGAGAAGCAAAAGTAATGGTGCAGGGATCAGAGGATCTTTGGCAATTGCTTCTGCCTCCTGGGTCTGAGACCCGGGTAAGCCCCAACCCTCCCAGAATGGCAAGTCTGGTTGGCATGCGGGCACCCGTATCTGTGGAAGGAGCCTCTGGCTGCTGCCATCCTGCTGCTTCCTCCTGGTGGTGCCAGCTCCAGCCTGTGGGGCTGGCCTGAGGGATCCCACCTTGTACCTTCTCCGAACTCAGCCCGAGATGGTAGGGAGTGGGGGGATCCCTCCAAACACAGCAGGGACAAACTCATTACTGCGTGTGGAAGTGGAGTGAAAGGAGCTCTCCCTGTTTGCCTGCAGTCCCACTGAcctttcagagctgctgaaggaGGGGACTAAGGAATCCCACGACCATGCGGAGAACACTCAGTTTGTCAAAGACTTTCTGAAAGGACGGATCAAGAAGGAGCTCTTCAAGGTGAGTGCTGCTCTGCTCCTATGACAGAGAAGCTCTCTGACATACCCAGTGACTAATGCAGACTGAGGCAGAGCCCCACATCCCTATGTGTAGGGGCTGGGGAGGAGTCCAGTTTCTAAGTGATATAGTCATAACTAGAGGAGGGCCCTTGTCCAGGACTTCTGCCTGGTGTGTTCTACAGCTGGGACCCAGCGGGGTGAAGAACATGCTGCTCCAGCACAAGTTTGATTAGGTGGAGGTGCTGGGCTTCTGGCCATGCGTCTGCTGGCTGCTCAAGGCAGGTGTGGCTGCAGCACAGATACTGGTGGCCTAAGCTGTTCAGGAGTGAAATCCTGGTGAGATTACAGCACTTAATCCATCCTCTGAAGACTAGGATGTTTTCCATAGACTTCAGGTTGGATTGCTTTCTCTTCTGTACAGAAGAGATGGTATTCTGGGTCTGACCAACACTGATCAGATCCTGAAGGTCTTCGTATATACAGTAGTCTCCTGTAGCATAAGGCTGTTGGTACTAGTTGTACCTTTTGGATTAAGTTTGTCCCTGTGCCTTGCTGTCAAGGTTACAGGAGGCCAAGAGCACACAGTTGGCAACATTAGACTGATTCTTAGCTCATGCTCTGTAGCCATTGCTGTTATGAATGTAGATAGAAAAGAGCCTCTGGTCCCTCAAGTGATACATGCCTGGTATGGGCTTTCCAGGCTGGTTTTGTGTCAAGCCTGGGTGTTTCTTCCTTGTTTGCCCCAACTCCATGCAGGGTGGGAGTAGTTACAAGGTGGGATGTGCTGATCTAGTGAATGGCTTCTCACATTAGCTGTGCTTTGTCCGTAGCTGGCCACGGTGGCACTTTACTTCACATACTCTGCTCTGGAAGAGGAAATAGATCGCAACAAGGACAACCCAGTCTTTGCTCCTCTGTATTTCCCCCTAGAGCTTCACCGGAGAGAAGCGTTGGTCAAAGACCTGAAATACTTCTATGGAGAAGACTGGAAAGAGAAGATCCAGTGTTCAGAGGCAACTCAGCACTATGTTGACAGAATCCATCATGTGGGACAGCACGAGCCAGAGCTGCTAGTGGCTCACGCTTACACACGCTACATGGGAGACCTCTCGGGTGGCCAAGTGCTGAAGAAGGTAGCCCAGAGGGCCCTGAAGTTGCCCAGTACTGAGGAAGGGATCCAATTCTACATGTTTGACAATGTTTCCAATGCGCAGCAGTTCAAGCAGCTCTACAGAGCGAGGATGAATGCTCTAGACTTGGACAGGAACACCAGGGAAAGGATTGTGGAAGAGGCCAACCGAGCCTTCAGACTCAACATGCAGGTACTAACTCCCTTGAGCCCCTGTATGTGTAGGTGCTGCTGCTTTCAGGTCTGGACCAACTCTTAGGCCCAGGTTAATTCAGTCGAACTGCTCATCCAGGCAACGTGGTTTGGGTCTGAGACCACCTGAGCCCCTCCATCTGGTGCAGGTGGGATTCTGGTTTGAATGGCTCTTCCGCTAACTTTAGGAGACATGGCTGGTGTTGGGCAGGAATTCCTCTTGTGTTCCAACACCACAGCTGAGCCTTTGATTAGGGCAAAATTGAGATGACTTCACTACAAGATTTCTGTGGGCTGTGTGACTTTAAAGCAGTTGGGGGACCAGAGCTATCACTCCAAGACAGCCTCAAACGGTTTGAGCATATTGCAGTGCGCTGGTTACAATTCATCCCGTCTCATGTCTGACATTGCCCAATGGCCAAATATGTCTGTAGCCTCTTGTTCCTTCCCACAGTATTTGCCTTTCATAAAATCTGACTGAGCTGCCACTCGCCTTAGGGGGATGAACTTAGCTAAGAGTAGTCTTAGCTACTGGATAGAAGCTTTAATCTGTGCCTGTAGCAGGTCACTGTGGTTTAAGCTGGCCAGAAATGTGGTGGGATGTGGTTGGCTCCTTTGTCAGGATCCTTGGGGAAACACCTGGCAGCAGAGGTGGAGGGGCTGCCTGGCCACTGCACTGATCCCCGGGGAGGGTCTGCAGCAGGGAGTGGACAGCATGTTACCTCATACTCCCACCCACAGCAGGCTGGGAGGTGAACAGCAGGGTGATCCTGCGTCTGTCTCACTCCTGGGTCTGACTTGATGCTCTTGGAATGGGCTGTGCCTCCTTGGAGCTGTGGCATGTGCCAGATGTCACCACAGGTCTGCCTGCAAGGTGCTCTGAAATGAGTAGCACATGCTGGCTTTGGTGGGAGGGAGGCAGAAGTGGCTTTTGCCTGTTCTCCAGATCATTCCACAGGTCTGGATGAaagctgcctggctctgcccacTTCATCTACTCACTGTGACCACTTGCAGGTATTCGATGAACTGGACAAGATTGGCAGGTCGCTGACAGAAGAAGCCCAGGAGGGAGGCCTTCCAGTCCACGATGGAAAAGGAGACCTACGCAAATGCCCTTACTACACAGACAAACTAGGTGGGTCGGGGCCAACAACAGAGCTGCTACACGCATATGGCACAAGACTTGCAGCACTAACGGTGCTTTCTGTGTTCTGGCAGGCAAGGCAGGACCCGGCTGCCCCTATCACGCTGCCATGGCCCTGGCAAA contains:
- the HMOX2 gene encoding heme oxygenase 2 → MPSAMEGSEQGEEGEILHYEETEDDNVSPTDLSELLKEGTKESHDHAENTQFVKDFLKGRIKKELFKLATVALYFTYSALEEEIDRNKDNPVFAPLYFPLELHRREALVKDLKYFYGEDWKEKIQCSEATQHYVDRIHHVGQHEPELLVAHAYTRYMGDLSGGQVLKKVAQRALKLPSTEEGIQFYMFDNVSNAQQFKQLYRARMNALDLDRNTRERIVEEANRAFRLNMQVFDELDKIGRSLTEEAQEGGLPVHDGKGDLRKCPYYTDKLGKAGPGCPYHAAMALAKQPLVQLILAACVAVAAGAAAWYIM